The genomic segment GGAGGAAATAGCCTCCGAAACATTTACTGTTAAATAGATTTAGAATGAGCTGTTTTGTACGATAGATCATGTTAGATATGATTGTGAAAATAAGATATTACTGTTTTACATCAACTATTTGACAGACCAAGATGAACAGTGGCCATTAATACTCCCAGTAAGCATGAAAGGACATGTTGCAACAGATTCAATCTACTGCgataataaatattgatgttttatttcaatgatttCTTACTGTGTCTTCCTAGACAAAAACCACCGGGCTAAGACTATCTATATAATGGCTACCTTTCAATATATTACAGCCAAAAGATTATTGTACTTTGAAAATTCTCCAACTTGTTCTAATTTGTTGATTTTCCCACTAGGCTGCCACTATGACAGCTCCTGATGGTACGGCGGATACCACAGAACTAGATGCGGGTGTGGGGCTCACAAATGTTGGCAGAAAGAGCAAGCGGTCCAAGGAGGAAAAAGAACGAGAAAAGAGAGAAAAGGAGGAGGAAAAGAAGCGGAAAAAGGAAGAGGAGAAGGAAAGAAAACGTcttgaaaaggaaaaaaagaagaaagaaaaagaaggCAATAAGTCAATGTCAGAAGACAGAAGTGATAAATTAGTGAGTTAACACATTAGATACTGAGCCATTCCTTTTGCAGTCAGAATCATGTATTTACCCAGTATTAAACTAGGGCCTGCTGGTTTTTGTCTGATATCTCCCTCTTGTTCAAAAGGATGAGAATTAAACTATTGTGAAATTACTGTTAATGTAAAACTTACTAAGGCTTTAAATGCAATAATCTGTGGATATTCTTTATTTgtctttataaatattttgtgattaTATTTGGTTCTAAACATAATTCACATTTTAGATTCTGAATATAATAGATTTCATATTCACATAAGACTACACTTTTGTATATTATTGAACAGGTAAGAAGTTATCTCTAATTTAGGgggaaatttttaaataaaatgtgttgtttatttaaGGTAACAAACATTTATCACTACCTAAAACTAAGAGTAATCCAGAAACAGATCTGAATATATGTTAGCAATACCTGACGTACATATCTGGTGCTTGCAGGGTGAAGGTGTGGCTACAGAAACGGCACCAGGAGAAAGTTACGGTGATGCTGCTACACTCCCAAGGGTAAGTTTCCACAAGATGAAGGTCTACCTCAGAAATTGTCAAACTTTTTTTCAGAGTTTTCAGAGTTCAGAGaagtacaaaaataaaaaaaaaaaataagtgttAAGACTTTTACAAATTTCTCTctatttatttctgtttttttttttttttttttttttcacttctgtttttgttaatttttttgtcCATTTATCACCCTTTTTCACTTGTGTATATGTTGCATACCACTATTCATACTGTGTGTTTTCATAGATTGGATAAGAAAGGTTAAAGCTAATTAATGTACAACATAGTGGAACCACTTGTCAGTGATAGCTATTAATAGTACTATCTGAAGTGGTTGTTCATGTCAGGCATGGAGGGTCGGCTGCTGTTTAACCTGAAATGGTGTGGTTTGGGACATTGATCATGTTTATCAACTAACTAATCAGTGTTACATTCATTTCTCTTTGTCAAATCATGAATGTTATCTAGAAATGTGGtggttttcataaaaaaaaattggtgaTGGGATTTGAAAttagattttcaaaaaaaatttaaaatttttagcaAAGATGTCTTTGTATTTTTACTCATTTGTTTTAAACGGTTCAGGAGTTGATaggttactgttgtgttagaATTAATATCAGTTAAGATGTCTGTGATGATGTTAAGTTATTTTTGTGATAATGTTGACTTATTATGTTGAGGTTGAAGAAGTGACTTTTAGATAAAGTGTTATACTTATTACACAGGAAGGAATAATGTATGCTGTACCTCCCCCCGAAGGTGGAGACTCTCCTGAAAAGATACAGCAAGCTGTAATAATCTTTAATTACATTCTTTTTAATCGCATAATTACCTTATGTATAccattaaattgatatttagCTTGATAGTTATTGTGaggacagtatatattacaaaaatgtGAAGGTTATATAAAGCTGATATCGTTACTACAAGTAGTACATACTTAAAGGATTAGaagatttaatgaaaaaaattgcaTAATAGAATTGGCATTATCTTATTTATTACTagatttatttcaataattttatatcattattacaaaataaaaagaattagAGACACAGCTTTTTCAAGAGTTAGAAGATTTaattagaaatatataaaatagaattaatattattttaattgcTGCTAGATTTAATTCAGTTACAAATTTCCTCGcaaataaaaacaggaaaatGACAAGGATAATGAAGGAGAAATTGAGGATAAAAAAGATCAGGAGGTTGATGACAAGGACAAATTAAAGCTGGAGGAACCTGTATCTCCTGGTGGGAAGGGAAAGAAGGGGAAAAAGAGTAAGAAAGATAAAAAGGACAAACACGACCATGATGATAAAAATGACTTGGATGACAAAGACAAACATGACCTTTCCCCTGGTGGGAAAGACAAAAAGGGAAAGAAGAGCAAAAAGGATAAACACGACGATAAAAAGGACAAACAGGACGATAAGAAAGACAAACATGATGACAAGGATGGGGACGATGATAAACAGGGTCCTGACAGTGGGGATAAATTTAACTTTGATGACAAGGACAAACATGCTGTAGAAGTTGAAGAACCTGTTTCTCCAGGTGGGAAGGGCAAAAAGGGTAAAAAAGATAAGAAAGATAAAGATAAGGATAAGAAAGGGAAAGGGTTTCTGGGACGAAAACGAAAGGATTCCAAAAACCGGCACTCCGGCAGTGAGCCTTCGTCGCCAACTGGCATACCTGTCCCTGAAGTCACAGTAGAACCACCAACACCAGATGACACTTCCAATACACAGGTTAATCTTTGCCAAATATCTGCTTGGACAGATTAATCCTTGTCATTTATCTGCTTGATATTTATCGGCAAATATAGTGCATTATTATAAATGTCTTGTAGACTTGATAAAAGCACCCGAGGGTTCACAATACCATGTTCAAGGGAGTTGCACACTAGACCCTGTGTGATGCATAACCTTTTGCTTATCTTCCGGGATACGGTGGCTTCCTGATTAAAACTTTTATATACACCCCACTTTTACCTCTTAAAGCTTTCTTAGTGTTAAGGTGTAACATTTAATAAGCTATTTAATGCAGTTTTTcgatatttagaaaaaaaattccataacaaaacagatttttaattatgataacattataaaaACGAAACTTTGATACGGAAAGAAAATGGATGAATTCCAAGTCTTGAATAACAATActatattgtgtattgttagTCTTAATCATTTTTACAAGGATCTAGATTTATTCAGCATGAAAAGGAAAAAATGAgatttaattgtattttaaaaagtAGAACATATCATGTATCtacttaacaaaaaaaaaatagcttgCCTATTCTAAGAACAGAGTGGGTTAGGTGCTTATGTGTCAGAATTGATGTTTTGATGCCAGTGTTGAAGTTTAAAGAGAATTTCTTGAGCGTTAACACATATTTGCACAAGTCTACAGTCAACAGTTCCCCTCTGAGGTACAGATAAAATACAGGTGTTATtgatttaactttttttaatcaattatttTGTGAAGTTTTTACAGAAACTCGCTATAATATTGTCAACAAACCAGGATGATGGGATGTAACAAATCACTGAATATTGTTGTACAGTGATATAAAGAGGGAAAACATGTGTTTATAACATATGGTCGTAATATATTCAAATTCAAGTACAAATGTGGAAAttcacaataaaaacaaatatttttgaaaagtgATATTTGACAAATATTGTGtagtcaaaacaatttttattgGTGTTTATTTTCTTAGTTTTCCTGTTTTGaattaaacaactttttttcaatatttttttttatatatttatgaataggCAAGCTATGTTGATCAGCTTTTTGTTATACCTACCTGcttaatatacatttttgcaGTGTATAAAATGGTGATggtatttttttatgaatgagcaaatattttatattttccctCCTTTTTTGCCTATATATTGGCTTCAGCATGCTTTCACTGTAAAATTTAAGATATCAGTTGTCCTGCACACTGGATTGTATCCAGGCAAGGGACAAAACCTAGATCAAAGTATTGACATTCGCTCTACTTTTGGATTGTTCAAATATCAAGTTATGATGACAATGGGCAGGATTATTTTTCAAGGTAGTTGATAAGGTGTGGTAAGAAACTAGTATTTAATTGATGAATTTGTTTCTGGTTTTGCCACGATTTAATTGATGAATTTGTTTCTGGTTTTGCCACGTCTGTTTGGATTAATTTTTACAGGAAGGCTGTTTATGAGTTGTATTTTATGTCATCATCAAGTGTTTTGATGTGTGCCATGTAACTATAAGATAGCCAGTCTAAGATTGTACAATGACATACCTTTGGTATTGGAATCTACAagatattagatatatatataaaagtatatatatatataattatatgaaaaaataaccaaaaacaaaactttaCCGCCTAGGCCTCTCTGCTCTCCCAGTAAGAAGCTTGAGAGGGCAGGCAGGCCTAGCGGCAAAGTCTtgtttttggttatttttttataCGTTAACCTTCGCAAGGACAGATTCCTTTttctgatatataattatatatatatatatcgggtAATTTTAGACAGGATACAAGTCACCTTATATATAAAGATTATATTTCTAATCATACTTTCTTTGTTTCAGCATCCAAGTGTTATGGCATGAatatgttatatacccatatatatatgtgatgtagtTTTCAATGCATTTAGGCTGTTTGTAGcaattgaaaaatgttttagCTTTTATTATTAAGCACACCAGAAGTCGAACAATAAGGATGCGGCACGACCAGTTCGTGGCATGAAGTAATGGAAGCATGAGTTATATTACCCAGTTGATGCACTTGAGATTTTAGATTTTATCACTTTagcagcaaaaaaaaaaaaaacataatatgTATGATTGCAGAGTATTTATTATTAGAATGATGCTTTGAAATCTTGCCTACAGAGTGTCGACAACATGCAGTGTTCAATAATACCACACAAAATTTGAGTTCTTATAATTCAGGAAAACATTTCTCAATTTAGTTAAACACTAAACAGCTACAGCACAGTCTGTCTTTGAATTTATAAAGATGTGTTTTAATCCtgcatatttttcagaattattttatattgtagtcagtgtgacAAGATAAGATAGCAGGcagaattatgaaaaaaatacacatgCTGCCATGCATGACTGAACCCTATAGAAAATTCCTACCTGGCCATGACAAATCCCACCTGGCCATGAAAATGCCTTTTAGGCCAAAGCATGTGGATAATCAACACTGTCAAGGAGACAGTTTATATGCAGGATGTTACCAAATGAAATCCATTCCATGATTTCCATGAGGATAGATGCATACATTCTAAAACCAAATAAGGAATGTCACAGTTTGATTGAGCATGGTTTGGATATAGACAGCAGGAGTGTGTGATGATGTTGCTTTACCAGCCTTGTATATAAGGCGTGAGTATATGTGATACTACTATAGCATGATACAGAGAAACCGACATAATATCATGTTTTGATTGACCAGTTTTTGAATTACACCACTAAATGGCATGGCCATGTATATACACCTATAAAGGTGATATTATATGAAAATGTGAACCACTACTTACCCCTCATTGTGTAGGAAACAGAAAAATACTGTGTTGTTGTATTGCATTGTAATGCCCACCAGATAACTAAATTTTCCTGTAATATTGGAGAATGGATGACTATCTGTACTTGAGTCAAGTGTTTGACCAGGAAGTTTGATTGCCTGTGTACTGTCACCCCAGCATGAACATTACAAATAATGACTGACCAAGTGTTGGTGTAATAACTACAACATCCCTGCATGACCACAAGAAAACTTGATGAAAAAAAAGAGCAAATAATCTCCTAAAGTCAAGGTTACCTTGGCATGAGAGTGCAACATGTTCTGTATGTGATGTGAAAAGTCCCAGCATGACCACACCATTGACAAAGCATGGCCACCATTTGAAATTGACATATGACCAGAAGTGTCACTCATCGTGTCACCTTTGCTCTATGTTAACCAGGAAACCAGCACTAGGGATGCAGGGGATCAAGGAAGTAGTGTCGACCCAGTCCCCAACGAATCCCGCAGGGACAGCGATAacaaaaacgacaaaaaaaaagaagtgaAGTTTCTCGATCAGTGTGTCCCAATAGAGGCAGATACCTCTGTGGTTGTCAAGGAAGAGACCCCCATAACTTCACCCACCATCATTATTTCGGCTGCCCCTCAGCAAGAGGAAGAGGAGCAAATTGTCATGGAGGTTGTCAAGGAGACCGAAACAGAGATTAAAAATGTTGAGGATGCCAAGGTTGTTGACCAAGAGGTCAAAGAAACACAAGTGGTCAAAGAAACACAAGTGAAAGAGGATGAGAAAAATGAAGAACCAGCACCAGAAGTTAAAGTAGAAGAACCAGCGGTGGTTGTCTCACATGTGGAAAAAAAAGAACAGATAATTCCTGATGAAAACATTGAAGATGAAGTTTTTGAAACGGAAACGGAACATGCAGAGAAAATTGAGGCAGCATTAGTAACAAAAGAGCAAACACTTCCTTCTGAAGAAAATATTGTGTCAAAAGATACAACAGATGCTTCCAACATAAGTGAGGATGTCATTGTGGTAGAGACCAGACAGGAAGAACAAACTATTCCTGAGGTTGTACCAGAATCAAAAGAGGAAGTTGATGTATCATCAGAGGTCTGTAAAGAATCAGTGAAGCATTCTTCAGTTGAGGAACTTGTTGTGGAAGACAGCAAAGACACGGTTGTAAAACCTGACCctaaggtcacagaggtgatAGAATGTGTTGAAACAGTGGTACCAGTGGAGTCACCTCCACACAAAACAGAGGAACACATAACACAGGAGGACACTCCTCCAGTCCAGGAACAAAGGAAGGAAAGTAAGGAAACTGCAGATGAGGTTATTCATGAGGTTgtcaaaggggagataattcttCCGGTGATTGTAACAAATGAAGAGGCTGAGAATCAGCCTAAGGATCAGGAAGAGGCTGGTCCAAGTAATGTGTCCGAGCAAAAAGAGGAAGAGGGTAAGGTTGACAAGAAGGAACTCAAGAGAATAGAAAAGGAAGAAAAACAGAAGGAAAAGGAACGAatcaaaaaggaaaaagaagaaaagaaaaaggagAAAGaagaacaaaagaaaattgagaaagaaaggaaaaagaaagagaaacaagaaaaacaagAGCAAAAGAGACTTGAAAAAGaaaggaagaagaaagaaaaGGAAGAGAAGAAGGCAATGGCAGGAAGTGATGTTGTAGAAAAGGAAGAAGAAGAGAAAAAGAAGGAAGATGATGAAGAAACAGAAACAAAGGTTGATCCTGTACAGATTGAGTTGGCTGCTGCACTTGTACAGAGGAGGGGCAAGGAAGAAGAGGAAGTGACAGAGGATAAGGAGGAAACAAAGGAAAATACAGAGGACCATGCTCCAGCAGCAGCTGCAACATCTGAGGTTGTCGCTGAAGAAATAGTGAAGGAAATAGAAGAAGAAAAGGTAGATGAAGAAATTGCAAAAGAGacaaaaacagataaaaaagccaaaaaggagaaaaaaaagaaaaaagagaaaaaggaAAAACCTAAGAAAAAGGAGAAAAAGCGGGACAATAATACAACTGGTTGTTTTAGTTTCATGGGAGAGAAGAAGACGGACAGCGATCAGGCAGAGGTAGAAGAGGCTCCAGTTGAGGAGATGCCAACAGAACCTTGGGTCACAGTAGAACCAAAGGAACCAGAGGTGGATATTACTTTTATTGTCTGTCTCTATATCATCTCCAGGCCATACAAGTATTTAAATCTTCAAAGTTTCCAtacaaaaagtattttttaaatgGACAAATTTAGATCTTTATCTAAGTTACAAAACTGTCAgtagttttcaaaatattctgACCATATGCTTTTGAAATCTTTTGTAATTTGTATGTTCCACGCTTAGTTATTCAGCTGTTTAAATATTGTCACATATATATTTCTTCAATGCATTTCCTTTTTTCATAggttgtgtttgtgttttgtttttgtaggAGCCTAAACCTGAGGAAGTCGAGGAGGCCAATGTTACTCCTAAACAGGTTGCGTCACTTAATGTAATCTGCCTGCAGCCTATTGAATCATTTGTTTGTGATTCTTTTCAGAATCAGTTTAGAAAGCTGTGTGATTGCTCCATGAGGACTCTGTTGTGTTATTGATATGACTAATGTGAAATGAGATTCTATTAACTCTAACACACCTTTCTGTTACTGCCATGCTGTGTTTTCAGTGTCGTAGTTCTTCTTGTATTGATTTTTGTGTTTTCCTCAATTCAACTTTTTCCTCTTTTTCTAACATTGAAACTCTCGATATTAGTATATCATGTATCTCTACTAATTTGTCTTCATGTTTTAACAGATAAGTACTAAGGCCTGTTCCAAAATTATCTGTGTCTGAGGGATGAGAAGCGTTTTTTTTAAAGACCCCTCCACTCATCAAATAATGGGGCTTACCCTCACAGCCTATAAAGATAACTAGAGAAATGGGGCTTAACCCAAACAACCTGttaaattataaacaataaaaaagtcATCCCACCTCTCCCACACAGATAATTTTGGAATAGCCCTAACGATACCTATAGTAATCTActtataaaagatatttctttacaaattgtgtaaaatgaaagttagaattgttataaaaaaattacaggTTAAGTCCAAGTGAATTTGGTAGCTTCTTCTTAATGATAGCTtctttttgaaaacatttattttgatattagtttcctaatgggaaaaaaaatatatgatcaTATAACCGTCATATTTTCTTAACAAAAGGACTATTTTGATATAGCATGTAAGAATTATTAATATTACATGTGATTAAATCTTAAATCTGCATAAGAGAAAAAGCATGCTCTAATTGAACTTACTATTTTATTTCCTGACTAATTCTCCTAATTGTGTGCTTAAATTTCATTTCTTAATGACTTGCTAATTATATGCATCAAAAGAATACCAGGCTCTGAttttaattttggtaaagtTTTCATCAATTTATGGAGTGTTTTTGCGAGTTGGGCCTGATAACATTATGCCTCAGTTATATGAATTTTCTTAACTTAATTCAAAAAGGatgaaatatgataattttaCTGCTTACTTTCTCAGGCTGATTACATTCTAACACTTGCATAAAAAGAACTTCTACCTgtgaaaatacattttgaatCACAACATGCCTTTTAGACATATTTGCCTTTCACAATTTTTCTGTCTTTACTAGACAATAGTTCATCTCAATATTTCTGTCAAATGAACATAGAGATAGTTTATAATTCTACTTTATATGTTCTTTGTTCAGGACTTTTTTACAACTTTATTCAGGTGACGGTTTCAATTTCTCTGTAACAATGATTACTAATAAACAAGTTGTATTTCAGAGGGGCGTTGGCCTAGGATGGGCATTGCCCGGTTTCGCCGAGATGAAAGAGAGGCAAGCTGCTGCTGCAGCCAAGGTTTGACCTACTTTCCATATTTAGGCATGATGACTCCAATGCTTGCAGCCGTCTTAAGTTGAAGTTTGTGGATGTAGGGGTTTTCTGGGATTCTCAGCTTGGGAACAGTGTCCACACCCTACCTATGCTATTACCtggttttatttaaatgttggCATGGTAATAAACCTTGACACTAAACAAGGAGGACCCCTGCCTTAGTTAGATGTGGTAGAAAAGTAGGGATATTGAATAATTTATACAATTTCCTATTAACCTCGCCCCAGTTTCATCATTGTACCTTAATTTAAGGAAATTCAGTTACTTACCGGATACAATTTTCCATAGGACAACATTTTTGGATTTAAGGGAAAAAATCACTTCAGGAAGTTTCTTTTCTGTAGTTCTGTGATGCTGTCCTATGGAAAATTGTAAGTTAAGAAATTTCCTTAAAAGAAGAAACGTGAATGAAACTGGGGCCTGAAATTGTACATTGTTTAGtacattaatgtttaaaatgtagGTAAAAATTTGGAGTCAAGCAAGGCATGTTAAGAAGTGATAGGCATTAATTAAATTGTGTGTGAATAGTCAAACACTTATTATCACTAACAATTTGTGTCTAAAGTTGTCGTAACCAaatgtaagaaaaataaaactttgaATGTGTTGTCTTTACTATGTATTATCTACTACCATTTTGATTATCTACTGTGTCAAGGCACCTTATATTAGTCACTAACAACATATATTTCAGTTTTCTTTCCGTTTCAGATGCATGACAATTTGACTGTATAATCTTACAAGCAGTTGACTGATACAGTTTTGTTTCATTGGTTTATTCTATTGATATGGAATATTTTGCTGtttgatttatacattttattctGTTTGCTATTATGCTAGGCCTTGCTGTTTGAAACACAGACAAAATAATCTAACATATTCAGATTGCTTATCTTAACtatttgaaattgtatttttttttcgtatttggatgaacatttttaattttccattgtaaattcttacaatttttaaaagatttGAGAATGAACTTTTTAAAATTGCCCAATAAATCTTAAGTGTTGCCCATACAGCCAGGCCAAGCTATTTGTTATCTTGTTTCTGGAGATGGTTGaaagtttgtttcattttccatatattttgtttttatttcagagtTTTGGCATTATGCTTAGATTGTAGGTATATTATTGAGATGGATAGAAAGACTAGTAgtacatcaaaatatatttatttggcTTGAATCAGAACAGtatgacatatatatctatatggtATGAGGCTATACctgaaatgttatatatagcggatatgttatttttatttacacaaACAAGATTATTGTCTATATTCCAGAAATGAGTAGTCTTTTTGgaaagtaaaaatatatacgAACACTCATTTATGTGATGTTATAGATTCACATAACATTAAACCACGACTAAACCAAGGGGATGTGACAAACATGAAATATTGTACATTAGTCTGAAGTCATTAGAGTTACTCATGAATATAAATAGCCCACTTGATTCTCCTTCAGCCTGTAGAAAATGACAACCCTAGGTCTATGTCAACCTCATCAGCAAAATCCTCGTCATCTTCGTCGGCGAGCAGTACAGAGGGTGAACACTTTCCGCAAGAGCCGCGTGCTCCCCTGGCAGAGTTTTCGGAGGGGTTGAGTTCCGAGGTTTGGCCCTTACACACCTTCGTGCATGTCCCTGTCCAATTGAAACACCCTGCCTGGTCCTTctccattgttttatatatatgatttctTCACTGATTTCAACTGATATCTTGATATTGGATTTCGGTAGCACACAGGTCTTCTAACTGACACTAGACCTGATTTCTGCACCGATTTCGCTGCAATATCGTCACAATTTTGTTGTGTGATTTCAGTCAGTTTGGACTTAAGTGACACAATTTCGTAACAATTAGCTGGCGACCTTGGCAGCACGTTGACTTACCTGCATCTGTAGAATAATGATGGCGTCTTGTGCACACAAACCTGTGGTAGATGTGAGACTAATGATACATTTGTAAAGATTGTATGTAGATGGTCGTGTTTAGATACTGATGATTTATCAATGATTGTGTTTCCTACTTGCTTAGTTAGAATGCATGTTTCTTTTCTTTACTATCATGTATTATGCAAACTTGTGATTTATCTGTTATGTATACTGTCATTGatgaactttttttataattttcttttttaattttatatttgtggCATCTTGTTTGTTATAGGGTTGGTTTCTATAACCTGTCGACCCGATCAGAATTTGTGTGTAACTAAAAAATATGGCAACACTGCTATTAAAATCTGGTCTACCAAACATCTTTTTAAATGCTGAAATTTATAAATGAACTTGCATTATGTGAAATAAAACTGGAATTCATAGATAATTTTACAGCATGCAAAGCAATTTAAATAAAACTAGATTTACATTTAGAAAAATGTGGTATTCTaagacatttaaaatataatacatatttgaTTTGTATTGAGACATGGTTGTACTTACCAAATTAAGACAGTACTAATGTTGGCCTGGGATTGAAGTAGGTGATGATTATTGTGTACTGGGTTAACTCCCCAAGAGGAAGTGTTTGGACTTGATGAAAAGCCGAAAActtattttataaaactttattatatggatttttttttttttaattctaatgAGCTATGTAGTTAAAACAATGATATCGTTTTTCATTGGATTAAATAGACTATTTGAGTAGAGAaaagtgttatatgtatgtagtaAAGGAgaaagttttattgaaaattatgtgAAAGTTTTTATTCACGTGCACTTGGCTTTTGCTGAAGGCTTGTTTTTCTGCTGTTTGATTTTGGCACTCAACAAGAAAGGATATGTTTTTAACTCAAGAATTGATAACAATTTGTTAACTGCACAAATCTATTGATCCTTATAAACTATTCTCTTCCGCCAGAAATTGCAGCGTACATTTTTGTGTGACTGACTTTGGCAATAGATGATTACTTAATATAGTTGCTTAACACACCAATAACTTGTGTAtcttcatatatattgtttatgtgGGGAATGTTGAAATATGACAATTTAAGTTTCATGATGTGATTAATGTGACAACGTTTAGTACTTAGCATGTCATAAGTTGTagaaatattgtgttttaaatgaaatctttGAAAGGCATGACATCTGAATGCTTctttttcaaagaaaatattttgaagaatttCAGTACCTCTTGTAAATATAGTATTCCACCAGGAAAATATTGTAATTAGTTCTACACA from the Pecten maximus chromosome 4, xPecMax1.1, whole genome shotgun sequence genome contains:
- the LOC117325939 gene encoding myb-like protein X isoform X3 encodes the protein MTHLEDKETEKPKTNPKVERRSKPTGKMVMCRVTLLDASTLEIELDKGANGQVLFDKVCTNLNLLEVEYFGLTYLDKDVKYWLTGDKKIAKQLKAGCRWVFEFAVKFYPPEPSHLTEDITRYQLCLQVRVDLYNGKLPCSTVTHALLGSYTVQAELGDYDPAECAQGYLEEFDFAQKQTPDLLKKIHELHKTHKGQSPEEAEGLFLENAKKLAMYGVDLHKAMDSEKVDISLGVCSSGLMVYKDKLRINRFVWPKILKLSYKRNNFYIKIRPTEQDSFENMICFKLTNHKMAKRLWKTCVEHHTFFRLKEAEAPKGGTLFPRFNSKFRYSGRTQKQLKDRTDLVERPKPEFERTHFKNKSMPYPENKTAKLDDSDDYGKRNSDHPLDENDRIDKKYGDPDALANAGPPPYSSRELDEHGQRAPGDESHADRPSRPPGDESEDRLDQERDKAATMTAPDGTADTTELDAGVGLTNVGRKSKRSKEEKEREKREKEEEKKRKKEEEKERKRLEKEKKKKEKEGNKSMSEDRSDKLGEGVATETAPGESYGDAATLPREGIMYAVPPPEGGDSPEKIQQAENDKDNEGEIEDKKDQEVDDKDKLKLEEPVSPGGKGKKGKKSKKDKKDKHDHDDKNDLDDKDKHDLSPGGKDKKGKKSKKDKHDDKKDKQDDKKDKHDDKDGDDDKQGPDSGDKFNFDDKDKHAVEVEEPVSPGGKGKKGKKDKKDKDKDKKGKGFLGRKRKDSKNRHSGSEPSSPTGIPVPEVTVEPPTPDDTSNTQETSTRDAGDQGSSVDPVPNESRRDSDNKNDKKKEVKFLDQCVPIEADTSVVVKEETPITSPTIIISAAPQQEEEEQIVMEVVKETETEIKNVEDAKVVDQEVKETQVVKETQVKEDEKNEEPAPEVKVEEPAVVVSHVEKKEQIIPDENIEDEVFETETEHAEKIEAALVTKEQTLPSEENIVSKDTTDASNISEDVIVVETRQEEQTIPEVVPESKEEVDVSSEVCKESVKHSSVEELVVEDSKDTVVKPDPKVTEVIECVETVVPVESPPHKTEEHITQEDTPPVQEQRKESKETADEVIHEVVKGEIILPVIVTNEEAENQPKDQEEAGPSNVSEQKEEEGKVDKKELKRIEKEEKQKEKERIKKEKEEKKKEKEEQKKIEKERKKKEKQEKQEQKRLEKERKKKEKEEKKAMAGSDVVEKEEEEKKKEDDEETETKVDPVQIELAAALVQRRGKEEEEVTEDKEETKENTEDHAPAAAATSEVVAEEIVKEIEEEKVDEEIAKETKTDKKAKKEKKKKKEKKEKPKKKEKKRDNNTTGCFSFMGEKKTDSDQAEVEEAPVEEMPTEPWVTVEPKEPEEPKPEEVEEANVTPKQRGVGLGWALPGFAEMKERQAAAAAKPVENDNPRSMSTSSAKSSSSSSASSTEGEHFPQEPRAPLAEFSEGLSSEGGLDAEGDAALGNWPYGKEGSIDRRMQFMPVTAPSTEEQSETKNKPSTDDTSMPFFDPASVNTGNNSEGEGTLGKKVPPPVAPKTARLSQMADEERMRKEEEDRRLQLEEEERLAALPPTVATESRKYDPETEETPIATTNVPIVKTETRTVTYEKDGVPVAIEDITLISSQSHSTRTQLSETTTYRAETNGIVETRMEKKVIITEDGDDDINHDDLLAAAIRSVTDMNPDLSVERIEYTKQVDNPSGDTQV